A genome region from Populus alba chromosome 3, ASM523922v2, whole genome shotgun sequence includes the following:
- the LOC118054481 gene encoding probable WRKY transcription factor 75, with protein sequence MSLNMINSYASTAFEGARGNGLLGLMQEMQAPALNFDGISQNRGFAGSGTEGKLGKNKGGKKIRKPKYAFQTRSRVDILDDGYRWRKYGQKAVKNNKFPRSYYRCTHQGCNVKKQVQRLTKDEGVVVTTYEGMHSHQIEKSPDNFEHILSQMQIYS encoded by the exons ATGTCTTTGAACATGATCAACTCTTATGCTTCTACCGCCTTTGAAGGTGCTAGGGGAAATGGATTGTTGGGCTTGATGCAAGAGATGCAAGCTCCAGCCTTAAATTTTGATGGCATCTCTCAAAACAGAGGCTTTGCTGGGTCTGGAACTGAGGGGAAATTGGGAAAGAATAAGGGAGGAAAGAAGATAAGAAAGCCCAAGTACGCTTTTCAAACAAGGAGCCGAGTTGATATCCTTGATGATGGATATCGATGGAGAAAGTATGGTCAAAAGGCAGTGAAGAACAACAAATTTCCCAG AAGCTACTATCGGTGTACACATCAAGGGTGCAACGTGAAGAAGCAGGTTCAGAGATTAACAAAAGACGAAGGAGTCGTGGTGACAACCTATGAAGGGATGCATTCTCATCAGATCGAAAAGTCTCCAGATAACTTCGAGCATATCTTGAGCCAGATGCAAATCTACTCCTAA